The region CCGTGAACTCCCCGAACGAGACGACGAAGGCGATGAGGATGCCGGTCAGGACGCTCGGAGCGACGATGGGGAGCGTGACGTTCAGAACGGTTTCGAGCTTGTTCGCCCCCATCGTCCACGACGCCTGTTCAAGCGTCTGGTCGAACGTCACGAGCCGCGCCCGGATGATGAGGAACACGTACGGCAGCGTCAGGACGACGTGCCCGAGGATTAGGGGCGTGAAGTTGCCAGTCAGGCCGATCTTGCCGGCGTACTGGACGATGGCCAGCCCGGTGATAACCGGCGAGATCATTAGGGGCAACAGGAGGAGCGTCGAGAACGTCTCCTTATACGGGAATTCCGCCCGCACGAAGCCAAAGGCCGTGACGGTGCCGATGATCCCCGAGAGCACTGCCGACGTGACCGCGACGATCGTGCTGACGACGAGTGCGTCCACGATCTGGCTGCTGTTCAGCAGCTTGCTGTACCACTCCAAGCTCACCCCCTCTGTTGGCACGGTCGGAGCCGTCGCCGTGGTGAACGAGGTCAGGATGACCATGATTACGGGAACCAGCAACACTGCGTAGACGATCAGGGCGAAGGGCACGTAGCCCAGTCGCGTGAGGCGTCCGTCGGTCATAGTTCACCCAGCACTCGGCCGATGTTCACGTAGCTGTTGAACGCCATGATGACTACGAGCAGCAACGTCGTGTAGATCACCGCGAGACTGGAGGCCAGCCCAACGTTGAAGTTCGAGTAGGCCCCCTGGATGACGTTCGCAATCATCGTGTC is a window of halophilic archaeon DL31 DNA encoding:
- a CDS encoding ABC-type transporter, integral membrane subunit (PFAM: Binding-protein-dependent transport systems inner membrane component~KEGG: dat:HRM2_34950 ABC-type spermidine/putrescine transport system, permease component II) yields the protein MTDGRLTRLGYVPFALIVYAVLLVPVIMVILTSFTTATAPTVPTEGVSLEWYSKLLNSSQIVDALVVSTIVAVTSAVLSGIIGTVTAFGFVRAEFPYKETFSTLLLLPLMISPVITGLAIVQYAGKIGLTGNFTPLILGHVVLTLPYVFLIIRARLVTFDQTLEQASWTMGANKLETVLNVTLPIVAPSVLTGILIAFVVSFGEFTATQFLISPGTTTVPVIIYTELRTGLEPTISALAAVLAVIMLVAALLGERFGEDN